In the genome of Methanobrevibacter thaueri, one region contains:
- the hisB gene encoding imidazoleglycerol-phosphate dehydratase HisB, whose protein sequence is MTRISNVSRKTSETDIAIKMNLDGEGKYNIDTGINFFNHMLESFSKHSMIDLDIKAKGDVEIDDHHTIEDVGILLGEAFLEAIGDKKGIKRMAHAMVPMDESISTVAIDISGRSYCNMALNFKNEKIGDMTSDVVIHFFESFASSAKLNIYGTVEGANDHHKAEAVFKAFAKALKEAVKIEHDQIPSTKGVL, encoded by the coding sequence ATGACTAGAATTTCAAATGTTTCAAGAAAAACATCAGAAACCGATATAGCAATAAAAATGAATTTGGATGGGGAAGGTAAATACAACATTGATACAGGTATCAACTTCTTTAATCACATGTTGGAATCATTTTCCAAACATTCCATGATAGATTTGGACATAAAGGCAAAAGGGGATGTCGAAATCGATGACCACCACACAATTGAGGATGTCGGAATTTTGCTTGGTGAGGCTTTCCTTGAAGCCATTGGAGATAAGAAGGGAATAAAAAGAATGGCCCATGCAATGGTTCCTATGGATGAATCAATATCCACAGTGGCAATTGACATTAGCGGAAGAAGCTACTGCAACATGGCACTGAACTTCAAAAATGAAAAGATTGGAGACATGACCTCTGATGTCGTCATTCACTTTTTCGAATCATTTGCCTCAAGCGCCAAGCTGAACATTTACGGCACAGTCGAAGGTGCAAACGATCACCACAAGGCGGAAGCAGTGTTCAAGGCATTCGCCAAAGCTTTAAAAGAAGCGGTTAAAATTGAACATGATCAGATTCCTTCTACAAAAGGAGTATTATAG
- a CDS encoding 4Fe-4S binding protein: MPLQILVDEEKCIGCGKCAEICPKSAKIWKVGSVARILDLRYCHVCTLCAMECPTDCIKIIRPGEEV; the protein is encoded by the coding sequence ATGCCGTTACAGATTTTAGTTGATGAGGAGAAATGCATTGGTTGTGGAAAATGTGCTGAGATTTGCCCCAAATCAGCTAAAATTTGGAAAGTTGGCAGCGTTGCACGTATATTGGATTTAAGATATTGTCATGTCTGTACACTATGTGCAATGGAATGCCCTACAGACTGCATTAAAATTATACGTCCGGGCGAAGAAGTTTAA
- a CDS encoding TOBE domain-containing protein yields the protein MADVSAGVEYKINVDGNSFLLDTKKYRLLESILETGSLTSAAKEIKVSYRTALNYIEKMESTLDVKIVSTTKGGKGGGGGTTLTEEGYSILKECKKINAIMELHKDVNEIEAEIIDIDDVKGVMTIKMESFQINAPLNRNYEIGDHVLALISYDNIFLMLEPQTSSIRNILKGQIVEMRLEGEIIRVKVNVGGVTLCSDITVSAEKELNLNIGKEVYVGFKAMSVATLKL from the coding sequence ATGGCTGATGTTAGTGCAGGTGTTGAATACAAAATCAATGTGGACGGCAATTCCTTTTTACTTGATACCAAGAAATACAGATTGCTTGAGTCCATTTTGGAGACCGGTTCCTTAACAAGTGCCGCTAAGGAAATTAAGGTTTCATATAGGACCGCATTAAACTACATTGAAAAGATGGAATCAACACTTGATGTTAAGATTGTAAGTACAACAAAAGGTGGAAAAGGCGGAGGTGGAGGAACCACTCTCACAGAAGAGGGCTACTCTATCCTTAAAGAATGTAAAAAGATCAATGCTATCATGGAGCTTCACAAGGATGTCAATGAAATCGAGGCTGAAATAATTGATATTGACGATGTTAAAGGCGTAATGACCATCAAGATGGAAAGTTTCCAAATCAACGCTCCATTGAATAGGAATTATGAGATTGGAGATCATGTATTGGCTTTAATCAGTTATGACAACATCTTCCTGATGCTGGAGCCTCAGACTTCAAGCATCCGTAACATTCTCAAGGGACAAATCGTCGAAATGAGGCTTGAGGGCGAAATCATTCGTGTCAAGGTCAATGTTGGTGGCGTAACCTTATGTTCCGATATTACCGTTTCCGCTGAAAAAGAGCTGAACCTCAACATAGGAAAAGAGGTCTATGTAGGATTCAAGGCGATGTCTGTCGCAACTTTAAAATTATAA
- a CDS encoding flippase, giving the protein MANKLVRGSLIILIGNIIFRIGGYVYRFLMAILLGPTAYGVLGITLPFQGIFQTLSAGGLPPAIAKYVAEYEAVEEHDMARQTIYTALEIMIFLGLFFGVLMIFVVAPYLADHYLGKPAALIPLQIVGLITPFSVIVGALRGAFQGVYKMEYIVYTRAVEQIGMILFATAFVLIGLSTVGALWGTVLGYSLSVVAAAYIFKVYMPKYIPKPSKDFVFTRRDKLSLAGTLVKFSIPVIITAIAEMLIYNICTIVMGRFLTFDEIGFFAAADPIARLPLIISVSIATTILPASSEAFKLKDNQTLQKYVSEAYKLSLLFVVPMCVGLALFASPTLRILYFKNPAYVAGASALAILSIGMTFYSIFAISTSIIQGIGNPRIPMYILVGGAVVTGMLNWYMVPFLGIAGGALATSLACLLMMIPCVYFVFELTNTKAPTVSIVKIVVAALIMGAFAFFIPKTTLWLFPGIFACVIVYFFALILVKFFQKEEIDSLRRFSSRLGPLAKVIDKFLNFVERLTFRN; this is encoded by the coding sequence ATGGCTAATAAGTTAGTACGGGGTAGTTTGATAATTCTCATAGGAAACATAATCTTCCGTATAGGAGGTTATGTCTATCGTTTCTTGATGGCGATACTCCTAGGACCTACTGCCTATGGTGTTTTGGGAATTACACTGCCGTTTCAAGGAATTTTCCAGACCTTATCGGCCGGAGGATTGCCTCCAGCAATAGCCAAGTACGTTGCCGAGTATGAGGCCGTTGAAGAACACGACATGGCTCGCCAGACAATCTACACGGCCTTGGAGATAATGATATTCCTGGGACTTTTCTTTGGCGTGCTGATGATATTTGTTGTGGCGCCTTATCTCGCAGATCATTACCTTGGAAAGCCTGCAGCGCTGATACCGCTTCAGATTGTCGGTTTGATTACACCTTTCAGTGTTATTGTCGGCGCTTTGAGAGGAGCATTCCAGGGTGTCTATAAGATGGAGTATATCGTCTATACCCGTGCCGTTGAGCAGATTGGTATGATTCTGTTCGCTACAGCATTTGTTCTGATAGGATTGTCCACCGTTGGAGCATTGTGGGGTACTGTTTTAGGTTACTCACTATCTGTTGTGGCTGCAGCATATATCTTTAAGGTGTATATGCCCAAATATATTCCAAAGCCAAGTAAAGACTTTGTTTTCACAAGAAGGGATAAGCTGTCCCTTGCTGGAACCCTGGTGAAATTTTCAATACCCGTTATCATTACGGCTATTGCCGAGATGCTCATTTACAATATCTGTACTATCGTTATGGGCAGGTTTTTAACCTTTGATGAGATTGGATTTTTTGCGGCGGCCGATCCGATTGCACGTTTGCCTTTAATCATTTCTGTTTCTATTGCAACAACAATTCTGCCTGCATCTTCTGAAGCGTTCAAGCTAAAGGATAATCAGACTTTACAGAAATACGTTTCCGAAGCTTATAAGCTCTCATTATTGTTTGTTGTTCCGATGTGTGTCGGACTTGCACTGTTCGCATCCCCTACATTGAGAATCCTTTACTTTAAAAATCCCGCCTATGTTGCAGGTGCCAGCGCATTGGCAATCCTTTCAATAGGCATGACATTCTATTCAATTTTTGCGATTTCCACAAGTATCATTCAGGGTATCGGAAATCCTAGAATACCTATGTACATTCTTGTTGGCGGAGCCGTTGTCACAGGAATGCTTAATTGGTATATGGTTCCGTTCCTGGGAATTGCAGGTGGGGCATTGGCTACCAGTCTCGCATGCCTTCTGATGATGATTCCATGTGTCTACTTTGTATTTGAATTAACAAATACCAAAGCTCCTACAGTTTCTATTGTCAAGATAGTCGTTGCGGCATTGATTATGGGGGCATTCGCATTTTTCATTCCTAAAACCACATTATGGTTATTCCCAGGCATTTTTGCTTGTGTCATCGTTTATTTCTTTGCTTTGATATTGGTCAAGTTCTTCCAAAAAGAGGAAATCGATAGTTTAAGACGCTTTTCATCTAGGTTGGGGCCATTAGCGAAAGTTATCGATAAATTTTTAAATTTTGTCGAAAGACTAACATTTAGAAACTAA
- a CDS encoding flavodoxin family protein: protein MKVFGICASPRNSTTEYILEKALQKLDCETVMFTCNNKDLKPCLHCDYCLENKKCIIQDDMGEVYENLLNADGIILATPVQSGSISANLSIIMDRTRALEAIDYNILRGKIGMSIAVGGDRTGGQDFAHLSNITYFMIHGIIPVSGGPFGSNLGASFWSQDSIDEIKQDAYGMESLDRTLHEFENFLNKYI, encoded by the coding sequence ATGAAAGTCTTTGGAATTTGTGCAAGTCCAAGAAACAGTACAACTGAATATATTTTAGAAAAAGCGTTACAAAAGCTTGATTGTGAAACGGTGATGTTTACCTGTAACAATAAGGATTTAAAGCCATGCCTTCACTGTGATTACTGCCTGGAAAACAAAAAATGCATCATTCAGGATGACATGGGGGAGGTTTATGAAAACCTTCTAAATGCGGATGGAATCATCTTGGCGACTCCTGTCCAGTCAGGGTCCATTTCCGCCAATCTATCCATCATAATGGACAGGACCCGTGCCCTGGAGGCAATTGACTATAACATTTTAAGGGGAAAGATTGGAATGAGCATTGCCGTTGGGGGAGACCGTACAGGAGGTCAGGATTTTGCCCATCTGTCAAATATAACTTACTTCATGATACATGGTATTATCCCTGTCAGTGGCGGACCTTTCGGGTCTAATTTGGGCGCTTCATTCTGGTCTCAGGACTCAATTGACGAAATAAAGCAGGATGCTTACGGAATGGAGTCATTGGATAGGACATTGCACGAATTTGAAAATTTCCTAAATAAATACATTTAA
- a CDS encoding DUF2149 domain-containing protein has product MVRQKSKKRFTESEEDPMAGTSNLVDAMLVIAVGLLIFVVISWNMQSVVFQENQNQPIQEAQQTTEVTEGHQLNETPDTSNSSGQGYMEMGTVYKDPSTGKLIMVEE; this is encoded by the coding sequence ATGGTAAGGCAAAAAAGTAAAAAACGTTTCACTGAAAGTGAAGAAGACCCTATGGCAGGGACATCTAACCTTGTTGATGCAATGCTTGTAATTGCAGTTGGTTTATTGATTTTTGTAGTAATCAGCTGGAATATGCAGAGCGTTGTTTTCCAGGAAAATCAGAATCAACCCATTCAGGAGGCGCAACAGACTACTGAAGTTACAGAAGGCCATCAACTCAATGAAACACCGGACACTTCAAACAGTTCAGGTCAAGGTTATATGGAAATGGGAACAGTATATAAAGACCCTTCAACGGGAAAACTGATTATGGTTGAAGAATAA
- a CDS encoding MotA/TolQ/ExbB proton channel family protein, with the protein MVTTVPGSEFLTSALNAISQGLQIPVVIFLLLFALFAILMLGGLVSEYTSRMKVSTDLIEKLVFNINNAPSIEDVKKIVEGAKIPKSQKLILMKVIRAQSLTKESREALARKLIESEENGFTKSLGRTDVITRIGPTLGLMGTLIPMGPGLAALGAGDINTLANSIIVAFDTTVVGIGSGAVAYVVAKIRRRWYEEYLSNLDVLVDCVLDKLNQG; encoded by the coding sequence ATGGTTACAACAGTTCCCGGAAGTGAATTTTTAACATCAGCATTAAATGCAATCTCACAGGGTTTACAAATTCCTGTAGTTATCTTTTTATTATTATTTGCACTATTTGCAATATTGATGCTTGGAGGTCTAGTATCGGAGTATACTTCACGGATGAAAGTATCAACGGATTTAATTGAAAAGTTGGTTTTCAATATAAATAATGCTCCATCAATTGAGGATGTGAAAAAAATTGTTGAAGGTGCAAAAATTCCAAAATCACAAAAATTAATCTTAATGAAAGTAATAAGAGCACAATCTCTTACAAAAGAATCAAGAGAAGCACTTGCACGTAAATTAATAGAATCAGAAGAAAATGGTTTTACCAAATCCCTTGGGAGAACAGATGTTATTACACGTATTGGACCTACATTGGGTTTAATGGGTACATTGATTCCAATGGGACCCGGTCTTGCAGCATTAGGAGCGGGAGACATCAATACCTTGGCAAATTCAATTATTGTAGCTTTTGATACAACGGTAGTAGGTATCGGATCCGGTGCTGTAGCATATGTTGTTGCTAAAATTAGACGCAGATGGTATGAGGAATACTTATCCAACTTGGATGTTTTGGTTGATTGTGTTTTAGACAAATTAAATCAAGGGTGA
- a CDS encoding DUF2162 domain-containing protein has translation MDVISTLWQLGILAAVLIFGIKLGLATGLANFSKKYLLGVSIGYGGGVLILCWIASFFTQEITNWIYAYNFEFFLIMAAIMIAAGIFTIREYKVYERNTAAATAMAVIAPCPCCFGSILVSVLLVAPTIGLGAVNLSIYVALALVATIIITYFMSKSFVKVFLDKPYPIILGNFMFFLGLYYLISALFLPYITDILINTMNPITIASTDNLAIFVILLVVVIVVGMFISRNRSHLS, from the coding sequence ATGGACGTTATTTCAACATTATGGCAATTAGGAATATTGGCGGCAGTTTTAATATTCGGAATAAAGCTCGGCCTTGCAACAGGGCTTGCCAATTTTTCCAAAAAGTATTTACTTGGTGTATCAATTGGTTATGGTGGTGGAGTTCTTATACTCTGTTGGATTGCCTCATTTTTTACACAGGAAATTACAAACTGGATTTATGCCTATAACTTTGAATTTTTCCTGATTATGGCAGCCATCATGATTGCAGCGGGAATATTTACAATAAGAGAATACAAAGTTTATGAAAGGAATACTGCAGCAGCAACTGCAATGGCAGTTATTGCACCATGTCCATGTTGTTTTGGATCAATTTTAGTTAGTGTACTATTGGTTGCACCAACAATTGGTTTAGGTGCGGTAAACTTGAGTATATATGTTGCACTTGCACTTGTGGCAACAATAATAATAACATATTTCATGTCAAAATCATTTGTTAAAGTATTTTTGGACAAGCCATATCCGATCATATTAGGCAATTTTATGTTTTTTTTAGGACTTTATTATTTAATATCAGCACTATTCCTGCCATATATTACCGATATTTTAATAAATACAATGAATCCGATTACAATAGCATCAACTGATAATTTAGCGATATTTGTAATATTATTGGTTGTAGTTATTGTGGTTGGAATGTTTATATCAAGAAATAGGAGTCATTTATCGTAG